One window of the Thamnophis elegans isolate rThaEle1 chromosome 6, rThaEle1.pri, whole genome shotgun sequence genome contains the following:
- the AGPAT3 gene encoding 1-acyl-sn-glycerol-3-phosphate acyltransferase gamma: MGKLAFLKTQFIVHLLIGFVFVVSGFIINFIQLCTLILWPLNKQFYRRVNCRLSYSLWSQLVMLLEWWSGTDCTLFTDQATIDKFGKEHVIIILNHNFEIDFLCGWTMTERFGVLGSSKVLAKKELLFVPIIGWTWYFLEIVFCKRKWEEDRDTVMEGLKRLADYPEYMWFLLYCEGTRFTETKHRISMEVAESKGLPKLKHHLLPRTKGFTTAVQCLRGTVSAVYDVTLNFRGNKNPSLLGILYGKKYEADMCVRRFPLEDIPLDEKEAAKWLHTLYQEKDALQEKYNQEGLFPGQQFKPPRRPWTLLNFLFWAAVLLSPLFKFGFGIFASGSPLLILAFLCFVGAVSFGGRRLIGVTE, encoded by the exons ATGGGCAAACTTGCATTTCTGAAGACCCAATTTATAGTTCATCTCCTAATTGGATTTGTCTTTGTTGTGAGTGGCTTCATCATTAACTTCATCCAACTATGCACGCTAATCCTCTGGCCTCTAAACAAGCAGTTTTATCGACGAGTAAACTGTCGCCTTTCCTATTCATTGTGGAGCC AGTTAGTGATGTTGCTGGAATGGTGGTCTGGAACAGACTGTACTTTATTCACAGATCAGGCCACAATTGATAAGTTTGGAAAAGAACACGTCATCATTATTCTCAACCACAACTTTGAAATAGATTTTCTGTGTGGCTGGACCATGACAGAACGGTTTGGTGTGTTAGGG AGTTCAAAAGTTCTTGCAAAGAAAGAGCTATTGTTTGTGCCCATAATTGGCTGGACATGGTACTTCTTAGAGattgttttttgcaaaagaaaatgggAAGAAGATAGAGACACTGTTATGGAAGGGCTGAAACGTCTAGCCGATTATCCCGAGTATATGTGG TTTCTATTATACTGTGAAGGAACTCGATTTACAGAAACGAAGCATCGTATCAGTATGGAAGTGGCTGAATCCAAAGGATTGCCTAAACTCAAACATCATTTGTTGCCCAGAACCAAAGGTTTTACGACTGCTGTCCAATGTCTCAGGGGAACAG TTTCAGCAGTGTATGATGTAACATTAAACTTCCGAGGAAACAAAAATCCATCCTTATTAGGAATTCTTTATGGAAAGAAATATGAAGCAGATATGTGTGTCAG GAGGTTTCCTTTAGAAGATATCCCTTTGGATGAAAAAGAAGCAGCAAAGTGGCTTCATACACTTTATCAGGAAAAG GATGCCTTACAAGAGAAGTATAATCAAGAAGGCTTATTTCCTGGGCAACAATTTAAACCTCCCAGAAGACCATGGACACTCCTCAACTTTCTCTTTTGGGCTGCTGTTCTTCTGTctcctcttttcaaatttggcttTGGAATTTTTGCAAGTGGATCCCCTCTTCTGATTCTTGCATTCCTCTGCTTTGTTGGGGCAG TATCCTTTGGCGGCCGCAGACTGATAGGAGTAACGGAATAG